The Bradyrhizobium sp. CCBAU 051011 DNA segment CGTCGCCGAAGGAGACGCCGAGATCGACCGCGAGCCAGGAGCGCTGGTGGCGGTTGCCGAGCCCATAGATCGACAGGTTCATGCCGATCTCGCCGACACCGCCGAGCGGCGCAAAGGTCAGTTCATCCGGCCGCGCCATCAGGCCGCTCCCACAGACGCCGCGGCGCCGAAATAGACTTCGCCCGCGGCGATCGGAATACGCTTGCCCTCGGCCGTGCGGACGATCAGGCAGCCGGTTTCATCGATGGTATCGAACGCGCCTTCGACCGTCGCGGCTCCGGTCTGGATCGCGACCCGCTCGCCAAGTCCGAACGCGCGCTCCAGCCACAGTTTTCGAATTTCGGCAAAGCCACGGCCATTGTCCCAGATGCCGCGGAACTCGGCCCAAGCCTCCGACAGTGCCGTAAACACTTCCTCCGCGCTGACGCTGACGCCGAGCGCGGCCAGCGAGGTCGCCGGCGTCGGCGTGCCCTCAGGCGCGGCAATGACGTTGGTACCGATACCGACTACCACGGCTAGGCGATTGCCGGCCACAGCCTCGGCCTCCAGCAGGATGCCGGCGAGCTTCTGCCCGTCCGCCATGACGTCATTGGGCCATTTCAGGGCGTATCTCAGAGGCTCGGCGCCGGCGCGGCGCAAATTGGCTTCGATGCTGAGCTTCTGCAGCGCGCTTTCCAGCGAAAGCCCTGCGGCAAAACCCAGCGTGGCGGCGACACCGGGAGAGACGTCCATGATTTCGAGGATGCTGCTGGCGAGGCTGCCGCGCGGCGCGATCCAGGCGCGCTGCCGGCGGCCTCGGCCCGCCGTCTGCTCCGTTGTCACGAACCACATCGGGCCGCGCTCGCCATCGCGGGCTCGGGACATGGCTTCGGCGTTGGTCGAACCGATCCGGTCGAAGGCGGCGAGAGCGTAGCCCGTCGATGAGGCCCTGGGACCGAGTGCGAAGGTCATCCTAGAACAGCGACTTCGCTGCCGCCGTGGCGACGCTGACCAGCGGCCCCGGATAGACGAAGAAGAAGATGTTGAAGATGCCAGCCACCGCCAGCACCGTGCGCAATTCGATGCGCATCGGTTCGATCTGGCCGGCCGGCTCGTCGAAATACATCACCTTGACGATGGTGAGATAGTAGAACGCGCCTACCACGCTGGTCAGCACGCCGATGACGGCGAGCGTGAACAGGCCCGCCTTGATCGCGGCCACAAACACGTACCATTTGGCGAAGAAGCCGGCGAGCGGCGGAATGCCGGCCAGCGAGAACAAGAGCATGGCGAAGAAGAACGCCAGCATCGGATTGGTGCGCGAGAGCCCGGCGAAGTCGCTGATCTGTTCCACCGCCTGCCCGTTCCGCTTCATGGTCAGGATGACGGCAAAGGAGCCCAGCGTCATCGCCACATAGATCGCGATGTAGATCAGAACGCCCTGCGCGCCCTCCACCGTGCCCGATGCAAGGCCGACCAGC contains these protein-coding regions:
- a CDS encoding biotin--[acetyl-CoA-carboxylase] ligase; translated protein: MTFALGPRASSTGYALAAFDRIGSTNAEAMSRARDGERGPMWFVTTEQTAGRGRRQRAWIAPRGSLASSILEIMDVSPGVAATLGFAAGLSLESALQKLSIEANLRRAGAEPLRYALKWPNDVMADGQKLAGILLEAEAVAGNRLAVVVGIGTNVIAAPEGTPTPATSLAALGVSVSAEEVFTALSEAWAEFRGIWDNGRGFAEIRKLWLERAFGLGERVAIQTGAATVEGAFDTIDETGCLIVRTAEGKRIPIAAGEVYFGAAASVGAA